A genomic window from Flavobacterium johnsoniae includes:
- the hemE gene encoding uroporphyrinogen decarboxylase, with the protein MLKNDLFLKALKGETVQRPPVWMMRQAGRYLPEFRELRDKYDFFTRCETPELAAEITVQPIRRIAPDAAILFSDILVVPRAMGIHVELKDNLGPIIPNPIRSLADVHKVYVPDVNETLGYVFDAVKLTKEMLNDEVPLIGFAGSPWTIFCYAVEGKGSKSFDTAKGFCFSNPAAAHTLLQKITDTTILYLKEKVKSGVNAVQIFDSWGGMLSPVDYQEFSWKYINQIVDALADITPVIVFGKGCWFALGEMGKSRASALGVDWTCSARNARYLSGGNITLQGNFDPSRLLSPIPTIKKMVHEMIDEFGKDKYIVNLGHGILPNIPVDHAKAFIDAVKEYGQ; encoded by the coding sequence ATGTTAAAAAACGACCTATTTTTAAAAGCATTAAAAGGAGAAACAGTACAGCGTCCGCCGGTATGGATGATGCGTCAGGCAGGAAGATATTTACCAGAATTTAGAGAACTTCGTGATAAATATGATTTCTTTACGCGTTGCGAAACTCCAGAATTAGCTGCTGAAATCACGGTTCAGCCAATTCGCCGAATTGCTCCCGATGCCGCAATTTTGTTCTCAGATATTTTGGTAGTGCCTCGCGCAATGGGAATTCACGTTGAATTAAAAGATAATTTAGGTCCGATTATTCCAAATCCGATTCGTTCTTTGGCAGATGTTCATAAAGTTTATGTTCCAGATGTAAATGAAACTTTAGGTTACGTTTTTGATGCTGTAAAATTGACTAAAGAAATGTTGAACGACGAAGTGCCATTAATTGGTTTCGCTGGTTCGCCTTGGACAATTTTCTGTTATGCTGTTGAAGGAAAAGGTTCTAAAAGTTTTGATACTGCAAAAGGATTCTGTTTTTCAAATCCAGCTGCTGCACATACTTTATTGCAAAAAATCACAGATACGACTATTTTATACTTAAAAGAAAAAGTAAAATCGGGAGTAAATGCCGTTCAGATTTTTGATTCTTGGGGAGGAATGCTTTCTCCAGTTGATTATCAGGAATTTTCATGGAAATACATCAACCAGATTGTTGACGCTTTAGCTGATATTACTCCGGTAATCGTTTTCGGAAAAGGTTGTTGGTTTGCTCTTGGCGAAATGGGTAAAAGTCGTGCTTCTGCATTAGGAGTAGATTGGACTTGTTCGGCAAGAAATGCTCGTTATTTGTCTGGTGGAAATATTACTTTACAAGGAAATTTTGATCCCTCAAGATTACTTTCTCCAATTCCGACTATCAAGAAAATGGTTCACGAAATGATCGACGAATTCGGAAAAGATAAATATATCGTAAATTTAGGTCACGGAATTTTACCAAATATCCCTGTAGATCACGCAAAAGCGTTTATTGACGCGGTGAAGGAATACGGGCAATAA
- the hemF gene encoding oxygen-dependent coproporphyrinogen oxidase — translation MKDQFYAYIQNLQDQICAGLEAVDGTAKFREDLWKRPEGGGGRTRVIENGAVFEKGGVNISAVHGKLPETMQKMFGVGEADFFACGLSLVIHPKNPMVPTVHANWRYFEMYDESGKVINQWFGGGQDLTPYYLFEEDAKHFHQTCKTACDKHNPEFYPKYKKQCDSYFWNAHRNEARGLGGLFFDYCKANEQMSMENWYDFVTEVGNSFLEAYVPIVERRKNLEYTPENRTWQEIRRGRYVEFNLVHDKGTLFGLKTNGRIESILMSLPPHVQWVYDHHPEAGSEEEKLINVLQNPVDWV, via the coding sequence ATGAAAGATCAATTTTACGCCTACATACAAAACTTACAAGACCAAATCTGCGCTGGATTAGAAGCTGTTGACGGAACTGCAAAATTTCGTGAAGATTTATGGAAACGTCCAGAAGGTGGCGGCGGTAGAACTCGCGTTATTGAAAATGGAGCTGTTTTCGAAAAAGGCGGTGTCAACATTTCAGCCGTTCACGGAAAACTTCCTGAAACGATGCAAAAAATGTTTGGCGTTGGCGAAGCCGATTTCTTTGCCTGCGGATTAAGTTTAGTAATTCACCCGAAAAACCCAATGGTTCCTACTGTGCACGCCAACTGGCGTTATTTTGAAATGTATGATGAATCTGGAAAAGTAATCAATCAATGGTTTGGCGGCGGACAGGATTTAACGCCTTATTACTTGTTTGAAGAAGATGCAAAACACTTTCATCAAACATGTAAAACTGCTTGCGATAAACACAATCCAGAGTTTTATCCGAAATATAAAAAACAATGTGATTCGTATTTTTGGAACGCACATCGTAATGAAGCCCGCGGACTTGGCGGTTTATTCTTTGATTATTGCAAAGCAAATGAGCAAATGTCAATGGAAAACTGGTACGATTTTGTAACCGAAGTCGGAAATAGTTTCCTTGAAGCTTATGTTCCTATTGTTGAAAGAAGAAAAAATCTAGAATACACTCCAGAAAACAGAACGTGGCAGGAAATCCGTCGTGGTCGTTATGTTGAGTTTAATCTTGTTCATGATAAAGGAACTTTATTTGGTTTAAAAACCAACGGAAGAATTGAAAGTATTTTAATGAGCTTGCCTCCGCATGTGCAATGGGTTTATGATCATCATCCAGAAGCAGGAAGCGAAGAAGAAAAATTGATCAATGTGTTGCAGAATCCAGTTGATTGGGTTTAA
- a CDS encoding DUF4421 family protein, protein MCLKLIYTTFFASIFGCFAQNDSIRNPYFKSYNDKITASVYYLDTSNSFQIASDNPETKMYFNLIPNRREQIGFNLNYKIIDIGIGFAPKFLSQNKGDSHSKHFNFNTRFYFKKWMQSFTFINQKGFYISEDNFMAQLPDMRTMKIGGSTAYVFNDKFSFKTLVSQNEWQTKSSGSFIPTFSFYYTNLDVNTKDSSPGDIYVFTLAPSYFYNFVISDRVLIGAGLALGAGLNVIDKETSALYQADFNLKLAYNKDRFFAFATLNTISFAQDDKVDPRLNDHIATLKLSAGYRFDPPKKVKEVYDKVNEKIGL, encoded by the coding sequence ATGTGTTTAAAACTAATTTACACTACATTCTTCGCCAGCATTTTTGGATGTTTCGCCCAAAACGATTCCATACGAAATCCGTATTTTAAATCTTATAATGATAAAATTACGGCAAGCGTTTATTATTTAGACACTTCTAATAGTTTTCAGATTGCTTCGGATAATCCAGAAACCAAAATGTATTTCAATCTAATTCCGAATCGAAGAGAACAGATTGGTTTCAACTTAAATTATAAAATCATTGATATTGGTATTGGTTTTGCTCCCAAATTTCTGAGTCAGAATAAAGGCGATTCGCATTCTAAACATTTTAATTTCAATACACGTTTTTATTTCAAAAAATGGATGCAGTCGTTCACTTTCATCAATCAAAAAGGGTTTTATATTAGCGAAGATAACTTTATGGCACAGTTGCCAGATATGAGAACTATGAAAATCGGCGGATCAACAGCTTATGTTTTCAATGATAAATTTTCTTTTAAAACACTCGTAAGTCAAAACGAATGGCAGACTAAAAGTTCTGGAAGTTTTATTCCGACCTTCTCATTTTATTACACAAATTTGGATGTAAATACAAAAGATTCATCGCCTGGAGATATTTATGTATTTACGCTCGCTCCTTCTTATTTCTATAATTTTGTAATTAGTGACCGCGTTTTAATTGGTGCAGGACTTGCTTTAGGCGCTGGCTTAAATGTTATTGACAAAGAAACTTCGGCACTCTATCAAGCTGATTTCAATTTAAAATTAGCATATAATAAAGACCGTTTTTTTGCTTTTGCAACTCTAAATACAATAAGTTTTGCTCAAGATGATAAAGTTGATCCGAGATTAAACGATCATATTGCAACCTTAAAACTTTCTGCGGGTTATCGATTTGATCCTCCTAAAAAGGTAAAAGAAGTTTATGATAAAGTAAATGAGAAAATCGGACTTTAA
- a CDS encoding fructose bisphosphate aldolase, with translation MNKEQLNLMHSGKGFIAALDQSGGSTPKALLQYGVQENQYSNEEEMYTIVHEMRTRIIKSPSFDSKHILGAILFENTIDRKIDNLWTADYLWEKKNIVPFLKVDKGLADLASGVQLMKPIPNLDELLTRAVERNIFGTKMRSFIKEANPDGIRDIVEQQFRVGLQIFQKGLIPIIEPEIDIYSADKEKSEEILKQEIKKQLDLLDKDVKVMLKLSIPTKPNFYSDLMSDSHVVRVVALSGGYSREEANEKLAENHGLIASFSRALSEGLTADQSDADFNNQIGKSIQEIYEASIT, from the coding sequence GTGAACAAAGAGCAGTTAAATCTCATGCATTCTGGAAAAGGTTTTATTGCGGCACTAGACCAAAGCGGCGGAAGTACACCAAAAGCATTACTACAATATGGCGTACAAGAAAATCAATATTCGAACGAAGAAGAAATGTACACGATTGTGCATGAAATGAGAACTCGAATTATTAAAAGTCCTTCTTTTGACAGCAAACATATTTTAGGTGCTATTTTGTTTGAAAACACTATTGATCGCAAAATAGATAATCTTTGGACTGCAGATTATTTATGGGAAAAGAAAAATATAGTTCCGTTTCTAAAAGTTGATAAAGGATTGGCAGATCTTGCTAGCGGTGTTCAATTGATGAAACCAATTCCGAATTTGGATGAATTGCTGACAAGAGCTGTAGAACGAAATATTTTTGGAACTAAAATGCGTTCGTTTATTAAAGAAGCAAATCCAGACGGAATTCGCGATATTGTAGAACAGCAATTTAGAGTGGGTTTGCAGATTTTCCAAAAAGGACTAATTCCGATTATTGAACCTGAAATTGATATTTATAGTGCTGATAAAGAAAAATCAGAAGAAATTTTAAAACAAGAAATCAAAAAACAGCTTGATTTATTGGATAAAGATGTGAAAGTGATGCTGAAACTTTCTATTCCAACAAAACCTAATTTTTATAGTGATTTGATGTCCGACTCTCATGTCGTTCGCGTAGTAGCACTTTCTGGTGGATATTCTAGAGAAGAAGCCAATGAAAAACTGGCAGAAAACCACGGATTAATTGCTAGTTTTTCAAGAGCATTATCTGAAGGATTAACGGCAGACCAATCGGATGCTGATTTTAATAATCAAATTGGGAAATCCATTCAAGAAATTTATGAGGCTTCGATTACTTAA
- a CDS encoding ankyrin repeat domain-containing protein has product MIRIEELSRILFNSNFIEFKETLTDYNILEVDNFGNNILHCYIKESENLKMSYKDVIDIILSKGLNINQKQSKGNFKRSPLHLAVFMKLENIVNYLIELGADVNSTDANGNSIIWTAVMFYRDQNGFFIEKLIKSGANINLENNNGISAFCLANSISNSDVKKFFK; this is encoded by the coding sequence ATGATTAGAATTGAAGAATTGAGCAGGATTTTATTTAATTCAAATTTTATAGAATTTAAAGAAACTTTAACGGATTATAATATTCTAGAAGTAGATAATTTCGGAAATAATATCCTTCACTGTTATATAAAAGAATCAGAGAATTTGAAAATGAGCTATAAAGATGTTATCGATATTATATTGTCAAAAGGTCTTAATATCAATCAAAAACAAAGCAAAGGTAATTTTAAAAGAAGTCCATTGCATCTTGCTGTTTTTATGAAGTTAGAAAATATTGTAAATTATCTAATTGAATTAGGAGCAGATGTAAATTCTACCGATGCAAATGGAAATTCAATTATATGGACCGCCGTTATGTTTTATCGAGATCAAAATGGATTTTTTATAGAAAAGTTGATTAAAAGTGGGGCGAATATTAATTTAGAAAATAATAACGGAATAAGCGCTTTTTGTTTAGCTAATTCGATTAGTAATTCCGACGTAAAAAAGTTTTTCAAATAA
- the hemB gene encoding porphobilinogen synthase: MFPLQRNRRLRTNESIRSLVRETSLSPQDFMLPMFVAEGKDVKSAIPSMPGIYRHSLDNTIKEVKEAWDLGIRAVNIYVKVSENLKDNKGTEAWNKDGLMQQTIRAIKDAVPEMIVMPDVALDPYSIYGHDGIIEKGQLLNDPTVDALTRMSLSHAEAGADFVAPSDMMDGRVLKIRQALEENGHHNVGIMSYSAKYASAFYGPFRDALDSAPVDSQDIPKDKKTYQMDYANRIEGIREALLDVEEGADIVMVKPGIAYLDIVREIKDKVHVPVSVYQVSGEYAMVKAAAERGWLDHDKIMIEQLYCIKRAGASIITTYFAKEAAIFLNK, translated from the coding sequence ATGTTTCCACTACAAAGAAACCGCCGTTTGAGAACCAATGAATCTATTCGTTCATTAGTTCGCGAAACCAGTTTGAGTCCACAAGATTTTATGCTTCCTATGTTTGTTGCAGAAGGAAAAGATGTAAAATCGGCTATTCCTTCGATGCCTGGAATTTATCGTCATTCTTTAGATAACACGATCAAAGAAGTAAAAGAAGCTTGGGATTTAGGAATTAGAGCGGTGAATATTTATGTAAAAGTATCGGAAAATTTAAAAGACAATAAAGGAACTGAAGCTTGGAACAAAGACGGTTTAATGCAGCAAACGATTCGTGCGATTAAAGATGCTGTTCCAGAAATGATTGTAATGCCAGACGTTGCTTTAGATCCGTATTCTATTTACGGTCACGACGGAATTATCGAAAAAGGGCAATTATTAAATGATCCAACTGTTGATGCTTTAACTCGTATGAGTTTAAGCCATGCCGAAGCTGGTGCCGATTTCGTAGCGCCAAGTGACATGATGGACGGAAGAGTTCTGAAAATCAGACAAGCATTAGAAGAAAACGGACATCATAATGTTGGAATTATGAGTTACAGCGCAAAATATGCTTCTGCATTTTACGGTCCTTTCCGCGATGCTTTGGATTCTGCTCCTGTTGATTCTCAAGATATTCCGAAAGATAAAAAAACGTATCAAATGGATTATGCAAACCGAATTGAAGGAATTCGCGAAGCTTTATTAGATGTTGAAGAAGGTGCAGATATCGTAATGGTAAAACCAGGAATTGCGTATTTGGATATTGTTCGTGAAATAAAAGATAAAGTGCATGTTCCTGTTTCTGTTTACCAAGTTTCTGGCGAATATGCGATGGTAAAAGCAGCCGCAGAACGAGGATGGTTAGATCACGATAAAATTATGATTGAGCAGTTATATTGCATTAAACGTGCTGGTGCAAGTATCATCACAACTTATTTTGCAAAAGAAGCGGCAATATTTTTAAATAAGTAA
- a CDS encoding c-type cytochrome, with translation MNKAVFLAAVLAFASCKKEGSEKTDQTNETYSEGESAKAKTPEELGKQIFEGTGNCFACHQPDQKVIGPSIKEIAKIYKDKNGNMVNFLKGNAEPIVDPSQFEVMKTNFAITQAMSDEELKAIETYIYTHLK, from the coding sequence ATGAATAAAGCAGTATTTTTAGCTGCTGTTTTAGCTTTTGCCTCTTGTAAAAAAGAGGGTTCCGAAAAAACAGATCAGACAAATGAAACCTATTCTGAAGGAGAATCGGCAAAAGCCAAAACACCAGAAGAATTAGGAAAACAAATTTTTGAAGGAACTGGAAATTGCTTTGCATGCCATCAGCCAGATCAAAAAGTAATTGGGCCGAGCATTAAAGAAATTGCCAAAATCTACAAAGACAAAAATGGTAATATGGTTAATTTCTTAAAAGGAAATGCAGAACCAATTGTCGATCCGAGTCAGTTTGAGGTTATGAAAACCAATTTTGCAATCACTCAGGCAATGTCTGATGAAGAACTGAAAGCTATCGAAACTTACATTTACACTCATCTAAAATAA
- a CDS encoding M13 family metallopeptidase, with translation MIKKLSKPMFCVVSAMLSLTAVQAQNTKPKEPGINVSNMDPKVSASQDFFRYVNGAWLDKTEIPSDRNSWGSFNELRQKTDNDALAILKAASKDPKYKSNTDQGKAIALFNTILDTVGRNKRGVTPLQPYLKKIDAIKNVADLQNYITEMQLTGGSGFFGVYVGADAKNSNKNSVTLSPGGLGLSDKDYYNSDDKDSKEKREKYEVHVARMLQYIGESPAKAKESAKQILALEVEMSSPRLDRVERRDRRKQYNPTAVADLKKNTPSIQWEKYFAGIGMAKLDTVNVAQPRYMIALEKTFTEKKVEAWKEYLKWSLLNRAASTLSTDIENANFDFYGKTLTGALKQRPREEVALQVINGATGEALGKLYVEKLFPAEAKAKAKDMIANVMLAYENRINALPWMSKETKVKAIEKLNKLTVKIGYPDKWKDYSKLELKNVNEGGTYFDNMKNLSKWAYAENLAKLGKPVDKTEWGMSPQTVNAYFNPSYNEIVFPAAILQPPFYNYQADEAVNYGGIGAVIGHEISHGFDDSGARYNADGNLVDWWTPEDLKQFTALGGQLAAQYSALEPLPGIFVDGKFTLGENIGDLGGTNAAYDGLQLYLKKHGNPGLIDGFTPEQRFFISWATVWRTKSRDEAIKSQVKTDPHSPGMYRAVVPIKNLDSFYEAFGIKKGDPMYLEPEKRVKIW, from the coding sequence ATGATTAAAAAGCTTTCTAAACCTATGTTTTGTGTGGTTTCTGCAATGTTATCGTTAACGGCAGTACAAGCACAAAATACAAAGCCAAAGGAACCAGGAATTAATGTTTCTAACATGGATCCTAAAGTTAGTGCAAGTCAGGATTTTTTCCGTTATGTAAACGGTGCCTGGTTAGATAAAACAGAAATTCCAAGTGACCGTAACTCTTGGGGAAGTTTTAATGAACTTCGTCAAAAGACAGATAACGATGCACTTGCTATTTTAAAAGCAGCTTCTAAAGATCCGAAGTATAAATCTAATACAGATCAAGGTAAAGCAATTGCTTTATTCAATACTATTTTAGATACTGTTGGAAGAAATAAAAGAGGAGTTACGCCACTTCAGCCTTATTTAAAGAAAATCGATGCTATTAAAAACGTTGCAGATCTTCAGAATTATATCACTGAAATGCAGCTTACAGGTGGCTCAGGTTTTTTTGGAGTTTACGTTGGAGCTGATGCTAAAAATAGTAATAAAAATTCGGTAACATTAAGTCCAGGAGGGTTAGGATTATCTGATAAAGATTACTACAATTCAGACGATAAAGATTCTAAAGAAAAACGTGAGAAATATGAAGTACACGTTGCTAGAATGTTACAATACATTGGAGAATCTCCAGCAAAAGCAAAAGAAAGTGCAAAACAAATTTTAGCTTTAGAAGTTGAAATGTCTTCACCAAGATTAGATCGTGTAGAAAGAAGAGACAGAAGAAAACAATACAATCCAACTGCTGTTGCAGATTTGAAAAAAAATACGCCTTCTATTCAATGGGAGAAATATTTCGCAGGAATCGGAATGGCAAAATTAGATACTGTAAACGTTGCTCAGCCTCGTTACATGATCGCTTTAGAAAAGACTTTTACAGAAAAGAAAGTAGAAGCTTGGAAAGAGTATTTGAAATGGTCGCTGTTAAATAGAGCGGCTTCAACATTGTCTACAGATATTGAAAACGCAAACTTCGATTTTTACGGAAAAACATTAACAGGAGCTTTAAAACAGCGTCCGCGTGAAGAAGTTGCACTTCAAGTAATCAACGGAGCAACGGGAGAAGCTTTAGGAAAATTATATGTAGAAAAATTATTTCCAGCTGAAGCAAAAGCAAAAGCAAAAGACATGATTGCTAATGTAATGTTAGCTTACGAAAACAGAATCAATGCTTTGCCTTGGATGTCTAAAGAGACTAAAGTAAAAGCTATTGAGAAACTAAACAAATTGACAGTTAAGATTGGTTATCCTGATAAATGGAAAGATTATTCTAAACTAGAACTTAAAAATGTAAATGAAGGCGGAACTTATTTTGATAACATGAAAAATTTATCAAAATGGGCTTATGCTGAAAACTTGGCAAAATTAGGGAAACCGGTTGATAAAACAGAGTGGGGAATGTCTCCGCAAACGGTTAACGCTTATTTCAATCCTTCTTATAATGAAATTGTATTCCCAGCAGCGATTTTGCAACCACCGTTCTACAATTATCAAGCTGATGAAGCTGTAAATTATGGTGGAATTGGAGCTGTAATCGGACACGAAATCTCTCATGGTTTTGATGATTCTGGAGCGCGTTACAATGCTGACGGGAATTTAGTTGATTGGTGGACACCAGAAGACTTAAAACAATTTACAGCTCTTGGAGGTCAGCTAGCAGCGCAATACAGCGCTTTAGAGCCGCTTCCTGGTATTTTTGTAGATGGTAAATTTACATTGGGTGAAAATATCGGAGATTTGGGCGGTACAAATGCTGCTTACGATGGTTTACAATTGTATTTGAAAAAACACGGTAATCCAGGTTTAATCGACGGATTTACTCCAGAACAGCGTTTCTTTATTTCTTGGGCAACAGTTTGGAGAACAAAATCTCGTGACGAAGCAATTAAAAGTCAAGTTAAAACAGATCCGCACTCTCCAGGAATGTACAGAGCGGTTGTGCCAATTAAAAACTTAGATTCTTTCTACGAGGCTTTCGGAATCAAAAAAGGAGATCCGATGTATTTAGAACCTGAAAAAAGGGTTAAAATCTGGTAA
- a CDS encoding M13 family metallopeptidase yields MKKQFAKPVFGVLSAMFSLTAVQAQNAPKEPGINVSYMDTKVKPSQDFFRYVNGTWLDKTEIPSDRTTWGSFNELIKRTDKDVMAVLKEASKNPKYKSNTDQGKAVNLFNTYLDSVGRNKRGIEPLKPYLKKIDAIKNIADVQKYLVETEKEGGSGFFGIYIGADDKNSSINSVNLAPSSLGLSDKDYYISDDKDSKEKRAKYELHVARMMQFIGESPEKAKQSAAEILALETELSKPRLNRVERRDSRLQYNPMTIAEIQKLTPAIKWNEYFAGLGITKLESVIVSEPKYMTALETVFKENKVAQWKEYLKWDLLNGAASQLTTEIDQANFDFYSKTLRGAIKQLPAEERALNLVNGTVGEALGKLYVEKVFPAEAKAKAVDMIHNVIMAYQNRINNLTWMSKDTKAKAIEKLNKITIKVGYPDKWKDYSALEIKSVAEGGSYFDNMKNLAKWNFKKSVDKLPKPVDKTEWHMSPQTVNAYYNPSYNEIVFPAAILQPPFYNYQADEAVNYGGIGAVIGHEISHGFDDSGARYNADGNLVDWWTEEDLKQFTALGTALANQYSALEPLPGIHVDGNFTLGENIGDLGGINAAYDGLQLYLKEKGNPGLIDGFTPEQRFFISWATVWRTKTRDEAIKNQVKTDPHSPGMYRAYVPIQNVDAFYNAFDIKKGDKMYVEPDKRVKIW; encoded by the coding sequence ATGAAAAAACAATTTGCTAAACCTGTGTTTGGTGTTTTATCTGCAATGTTTTCGTTGACAGCAGTTCAAGCACAAAACGCTCCAAAAGAACCAGGTATCAATGTATCTTATATGGATACGAAAGTAAAACCAAGTCAGGACTTTTTTAGATATGTAAACGGAACTTGGTTGGATAAAACTGAAATTCCTAGCGACAGAACAACTTGGGGAAGTTTTAATGAACTGATCAAAAGAACGGACAAAGATGTAATGGCAGTTTTAAAAGAAGCTTCTAAAAACCCAAAATACAAGTCTAATACAGATCAGGGAAAAGCGGTTAATTTATTCAATACTTATTTAGATTCTGTTGGAAGAAATAAAAGAGGAATTGAGCCTTTAAAACCGTATTTGAAAAAAATCGACGCTATTAAAAATATTGCTGATGTTCAGAAATATTTAGTAGAAACGGAAAAAGAAGGCGGTTCTGGATTTTTCGGAATTTACATTGGCGCTGACGATAAAAACAGTTCTATAAACTCTGTAAACCTAGCTCCAAGCAGCCTTGGACTTTCAGACAAAGATTATTACATCTCTGATGATAAAGATTCTAAAGAAAAGCGAGCTAAATACGAATTGCACGTAGCAAGAATGATGCAGTTTATTGGAGAATCTCCAGAAAAAGCAAAACAAAGTGCTGCTGAAATTTTAGCTTTAGAGACAGAATTGTCTAAACCAAGATTAAACAGAGTTGAAAGAAGAGACAGCCGTTTGCAATACAATCCGATGACAATTGCTGAAATTCAGAAATTGACTCCAGCCATCAAATGGAATGAATATTTTGCAGGTTTAGGAATTACGAAATTAGAATCGGTAATTGTTTCTGAGCCTAAATACATGACAGCTCTAGAAACTGTTTTTAAAGAAAATAAAGTGGCACAATGGAAAGAATACCTAAAATGGGATCTTCTAAACGGTGCTGCTAGCCAATTGACTACAGAAATTGACCAAGCTAATTTTGATTTTTACAGCAAAACATTAAGAGGTGCAATTAAGCAGCTTCCTGCTGAAGAAAGAGCATTAAACCTAGTTAACGGAACTGTTGGTGAGGCACTTGGAAAACTTTATGTTGAGAAAGTTTTTCCAGCTGAAGCTAAAGCAAAAGCGGTTGACATGATTCATAATGTAATTATGGCGTACCAAAACCGTATTAACAATTTAACTTGGATGTCTAAAGATACTAAAGCAAAAGCGATTGAGAAGCTAAATAAAATTACGATCAAAGTTGGATATCCTGATAAATGGAAAGATTATTCTGCTCTTGAAATTAAAAGTGTTGCAGAGGGAGGAAGCTATTTTGATAACATGAAAAACTTAGCAAAATGGAACTTTAAGAAAAGCGTGGATAAATTGCCTAAACCAGTTGATAAAACAGAATGGCATATGTCTCCTCAAACTGTAAATGCTTATTACAATCCATCTTATAATGAAATTGTATTTCCAGCGGCAATTTTACAACCGCCTTTTTACAATTACCAAGCTGACGAAGCAGTTAATTATGGTGGAATCGGAGCTGTAATCGGACACGAAATCTCTCACGGATTTGACGATTCTGGTGCTCGTTACAATGCTGACGGAAACTTAGTTGATTGGTGGACAGAAGAAGACTTAAAACAATTTACAGCTTTAGGAACTGCTTTAGCAAACCAATATAGCGCACTTGAGCCATTGCCAGGAATTCACGTTGATGGAAACTTTACTTTAGGTGAAAATATTGGAGATTTAGGTGGAATTAATGCAGCTTACGATGGTCTTCAATTATACTTAAAAGAAAAAGGAAATCCAGGTTTAATCGACGGATTTACGCCAGAACAACGTTTCTTTATTTCTTGGGCTACCGTTTGGAGAACCAAAACTAGAGATGAAGCAATCAAAAATCAAGTGAAAACAGATCCACACTCTCCTGGAATGTACAGAGCTTATGTGCCAATTCAAAATGTTGATGCTTTCTACAATGCTTTCGATATTAAGAAAGGTGATAAAATGTATGTTGAGCCAGACAAACGAGTTAAAATCTGGTAA
- a CDS encoding SCO family protein, with protein sequence MKSLLYKYRKFFIVLIVFSVVTISLFYSALKPKKTLPIYNPSDVNPELVDSTIQYKSKYHTIADFSFVNQNGDTITQKNYEGKIYVADFFFTTCGSICPKMSTNLVEVQKAVLNNPQVMLLSHTVFPEVDSVSVLKAYAIKYGVVDSKWNLVTGDKKEIYTMARKSYLAVKMGRPDQLYDMVHTENFVLVDQKRRVRGFYDGTNKEDIKRLLEDIDFLSQE encoded by the coding sequence ATGAAATCGCTTTTATATAAATACCGTAAATTCTTTATTGTTTTAATAGTATTTTCGGTTGTTACGATATCCTTGTTTTACTCTGCATTAAAACCTAAAAAAACACTTCCAATTTACAATCCGTCTGATGTAAATCCTGAATTAGTGGATAGCACCATTCAATATAAAAGCAAATACCACACGATTGCCGATTTTTCTTTTGTAAATCAAAATGGCGATACGATTACACAAAAAAATTACGAAGGAAAAATTTATGTTGCCGATTTCTTCTTTACCACTTGCGGATCAATCTGCCCGAAAATGTCAACTAATTTGGTTGAAGTTCAAAAAGCGGTTTTAAATAATCCGCAAGTAATGTTACTTTCTCACACCGTTTTTCCAGAAGTAGACAGCGTTTCTGTTTTAAAAGCGTATGCCATTAAATATGGCGTTGTAGACAGCAAATGGAATTTGGTTACTGGAGATAAAAAAGAAATCTACACGATGGCCAGAAAATCATATTTGGCTGTAAAAATGGGAAGACCAGATCAGCTTTACGATATGGTTCATACCGAGAATTTTGTTTTGGTTGATCAAAAACGTCGCGTTCGAGGATTTTATGACGGAACAAATAAGGAAGATATAAAACGACTTTTAGAAGACATCGATTTCCTTTCTCAAGAGTAA
- a CDS encoding FeoA family protein: protein MQNTIHTLKKGEKAIIKDFDIDLIPLKLLEMGCLPGSLVELLQVAPFGDPLYLDINGSHVAIRIETAREIEVELIQNNL, encoded by the coding sequence TTGCAAAATACAATACACACCCTGAAAAAAGGCGAAAAAGCCATTATCAAAGATTTTGATATCGATCTTATTCCACTTAAATTATTAGAAATGGGTTGTCTGCCTGGCAGCTTAGTTGAATTACTGCAAGTTGCACCTTTTGGCGATCCTTTATATTTAGACATAAACGGCTCACATGTTGCAATTCGTATTGAAACGGCTCGTGAAATTGAAGTTGAACTTATCCAAAACAATTTATAA